The DNA sequence TCCTCTAACACGAAGAATATTCATTCAAAGATAGTTTTCATTTGGTTTTTTGGGGTTATTAGGAGGCAATCGGAACGGTTGCCTCATTTTTTTTGTTAAACCCTTATATTGCGCAAAAATAAGCGGTGTCTTATATCTACTAAGAACTTTTATCTCCAACAATTTGCAAGAAGGTATCATCACAAAATCAACGGGAAGCTGGTACAATGTTCGCCTGGAAGACGGTCAGATCATTGCCTGTCGTATCGGTGGAAAATTCCGTCAAGATGACAAACGCCTCACCAACCCCATTGCCGTTGGCGATAAGGTGAAAATTGAGATCGAAATAGGAGAAGAAGTTACTGGTGTAATAAAAAAGATCCTACCCCGCGACAATTACGTGGTTCGTCAATCCCCCCGCAAAAAACATTCCCTCCATCTCATTGCCAGTAATATTGACCAGGCCATCATTGTGATGACGATCGCTCAGCCGAAGCTTAAGCAGGGGTTTATTGATCGCTTTTTGCTGATGACTGAGCCTTTCAATATCCCTACCATCATTGCTTTCAACAAAGTGGATGTTTACAGTGAGGAGGACATTGAGATGCTGGCTTACCTGCAAGGCGTCTACGAAGACATTGGTTACCAGACTTTAATCCTTTCCGCTACCAAAGGGCATGGGCTCGAGGATTTCAAGGCACTTTTAAAAGACAAAACAACCCTCATCAGCGGGCAATCAGGCGTTGGTAAATCAACCCTCATCAATGCCATTGCTGCTGACTTGGATTTGCGCACGGGCGACATCAGTGACTACAGTGGCAAAGGCCAGCATACTACTACCTTTGCGGAGATGTTTGAACTTCCCTTCGGAGGCTTACTTATTGATACCCCAGGGATCAAGACACTTTCTTTCAACTACCTCGAACTGGCCGACGTTGCGCATAATTTTCGCGAGTTTTTTGCGGCCTCCAGTGATTGTCGCTTCGGCGGAAGCTGCCTGCACCGCAGTGAACCAGGTTGCGCTGTAAAAGCAGCCATTGAAGAGGGCGAAATCAGCGAGTTGCGTTACATCAACTACCTGGCTTTGCTCGACGAAGTAGACGAGCAGAATTACTGGGAGCGGAGAAATGTGTAAGTGGTGAAACAACCAAGGATCCGGCGATCCCCATTTGATACTGCCCTAACCATGAAAGGTACAGCGTACCGCTTGTCTCTATAGCAGTCTTCTAGGTTTTATGATGAGGTGCAGCGCACCGTACTATATTCAGCAGGATTATCTACCTTCAATGGTTGGTTTTATAGGACGGTGCGCTGCACCAAAATCGCTAACCTGAAATGGGGAACTTATTATTCGCCGCCCCCCAAGCTTAGCGCAAGCGATAGCCCACGCCCAATCCTAGACCCCAAAGCATCATATCTTTGCTCAGCGTCCCGGTCAGCACCTCTTGGTCTCCGAAGATCAAATAGTTGCCACTAAGCGTCGTTTTCCTGGAAAAGGAAGCATTGAATCCCGCCAGTAATACAAAATTGGAGCGTGGAAAATGGTACGCATAATCCAGGCCAAATTCTGGCGATACAATCAACTGATTATCGGGATTGCTATTCATCTCCGCATCGAAAACATCGATTTGCGTTCCTGAGCTTGGAATGAACCCAAATCCAACCCCGATACCAATAGGCATATAAAAGGTAAAACGTCCACCAAAATTGAAGGACAGCTCGCTTCTTGGGCTGATCGGCAACTGGTACTTTAGTCCCATCAGCACCGCAGCGTACGCAAGATCAAAATAGGTTACTTCTTGGTTGTATGGCCGGCTGAACCCCCTGTTTAAAAACGCCTCACTCGCTACTACTTGTAAATGATAAGCATCTAGGCCAGCCTCCAAGCCCAGGCTCCATGCGAGGCGCGGATGAAACGACTGGGTATAATTGGCCCGTAGCGCAAACAGATAGGAATCTTCTGATAACACATCAGCTTCATCGGCCTGTGATGCGGAATAATTTCGCTCAAATTCCAGTGCCGGGGTACTGCTCGCTATTACCTTTAAACTGATCACTGCAGGAGGTCTACTATCATCAGTAGCTTGGGCCTGCAAAACTCCGCTTGTTAGCATAATCAGCCCAAAGTAGCTGATTATCCTAAAAGTCAATCTTCTTGAATTCATTTTTTCGCGCGTTTTAAGCTCTATCAATTTGCTAAAATACCGAGAAAAAAATGACCTCACACATTACCCTGGCGTTACCATTATGTTAAACGCTAGAACCAATAAGACCTGACGTTATCGCTTCTGCTCCCAAGCCCAGGCCGTCTTCATAATGTCCTGGATATCGTAACGAGGTTGCCAGCCTAGTTCTCGGTTAGCTTTCTCCGCATTGGCGTAGATCGCAACCACGTCGCCTGCCCGGCGCTCACCGATGCGATAATTAAGCTTTACGCCCGTCACTGCTTCGAAAGCTTTAATAGCTTCCAAGACGCTTACTCCGGCACCAATACCAAGGTTAAAAAGTTCACAATTGCTAGCCTGACGATTTTCACGAAGGTAATCCAACGCCAGCGTATGTGCATGGGCGAGGTCTACCACGTGGATGTAATCGCGAATACAACTACCGTCGCGGGTATCGTAATCATCGCCAAAGACCATCATTTCTTTTCGCTTACCAATGGCCGTTTCGGTGATCACTGGGGCCAGATTGGAGGCAGGGTTAGAGGGTGCTTCCCCAATCAAGCTGCTAGGATGCGCTCCGGCGGGGTTGAAATAACGCAGTAGTACCGCCTGCAATTCGGGGCTTACCCGACAAACATCAAAAAGAATGTCTTCGCACATTTGCTTGGTCCGACCATAGGGCGACTCTGCCTGTTGGCGAGGGGTGGTTTCCGTAACGGGCAATTCTTCCGTATTACCGTAAACCGAGCAAGAAGAAGAGAAGATCAGGTGTTGGCACCCTGTCTCCTCCATGCCTTCGATAACGTGAAGCAGGCTATTGAGGTTATTTTTATAGTAACGAACAGGCTGGTGTACCGACTCGCCCACGTGTTTCAGTGCTGCAAAGTGGATAACTCCCGTGAAAGCTTCTTCTCTAAACAATTGCAGGGTAGCTTCCCGATCCGCTAGATCAATCACGTGGTTTTTTACTTTCACACCCGTGATTTGAGCTACGCCAGCCAGTGCCGATTCATCAGCATTACTAAGGTTGTCTACCGAAACTACATCATAACCGTGTTCAATCAAATCCACGATAGTATGGCTACCGATGTAACCACAACCTCCGGTTACTAAAATTTTCCCTTTGCTCATGTTGTTGTTTTGTTTTCACACCCAGAAGAAAAATCCCGAATACCAGCCACTACGCTAATATTCGGGATGTATAAGAAAGAAGTTCTAAAATTGGGGATTTTATTCCTCGGAGTCAGATGCCCTGTTCTTTTCTTCTTCTTCTTTTGTATTCTGTATCTTATTAAGCAACAGTGCCGCCTTCATCAGGAAGTCGTCGTGGTGCTCAGTGTATTCATTGAAAATCATCATCAGACGAGCAGCATCAAAAGCCGCTGACTTCGGCATCAACTGACGGGCAGCGATTGGGTGCAGCCAGTATTCCAGGTTGTTGGAACGGAGGTAAGAACGATCCATTTCAAAACCAATCACCACCGCCAACTTATTCAAGCTGAAAAGGTAATCCGTTTCCCGGTTGAGGTCTTTCTGAATGTCGATGATCTGGTGACGGCCGAAGTTTACGCCAGCACGCTCGCAAAGGAAGATATCCCGGCGACCATCAAAGACAACGATGTCTTCGAAGCGGTATTTCTTGAAGTTGCGAAGCAAGAAGCTCTTGATGGCCATCTTGGTTGAACGCAAGTTTCTGAAAGCATAAGAAAGATCATGTTCTTCGAGGCGGAAGTTTTCATCAAAGCGGCTCCGCCTACGGGTCCGCATATTGATTACTTCTTTTCCACGGCCGACGGTATGACCTAGTTCATTCGTCTGTGCATACACATTGACGACATCAACGTTGGCACTGTTGACCCAGCTTTCGAGAAAAATTCGGTTAGAGCCTTGTTCAAAAACTAACAAGGAGATTTCACTGATGGCGTAGAAGTTTGGGTACCCTCCGTAAATATTGCCATACTTTAATTCCAAAAATGCGATGTTCCTGTTCACGGTTTGAGGTTGTGTTTCAGTTTACTGTAATTGTTTTCGGGTGTTATTCTGTTGTTCATTTGGTAATGAATATGCAAGGTAGCCAGAAATTTTAATTCCATTAAGTACTTTCCAGCTAAAACTATCCTTACACCTCCTAAACACGGGCAAAAAGATAAGGATTTAAAGGACAAATTGCCCGTTTTCATAAATTTTTTCCCCGTTTGCGTAGATTTCTCCACCTTTTGTCATGTCGGCTATCATATCCCAGTGGACTGTCGACTCGTTCTTACCCCCGGTCTGAAGATAGGATTGCCCGATGGCCATGTGGATGGTTCCGCCTATTTTTTCATCAAAAAGAATATTCTTGGTGAATCGGTCGATGCCATAATTTGTGCCGATAGCTGCTTCGCCGAACCTCCGTGTACCAGGGATTTGAAATACCCTATCCAGCACCTTCTGGCCTTGCTTGGCTTCCCACTTGTCAATGTAGCCATCTTTCACCCATAGGGTTACGCCCTGCACTTCTTCTCCTTGATAAATCGCAGGATAATCAAAATGCACTACGCCATTAACGGAATCCTCCACAGGCGAAGTATAAACTTCTCCGCTGGGCATATTGGTTTGCCCATCAGAATTCATAAAGATCCGCCCATCGGTACGATAGGTAATGTCAAAAAGTGGACTCCGGTAGCGGATTTCCTGGCAGACATTGAGGTGATCGACAATGCGTTGTTGATTCTTGCGTACCTGCAACCAGCTTTCGATAGGATCTTCGTCGTAAAGACGGCAAGCTCCGTAGATAAAGTCTTCGTATTCTTCCAACGACATTCCTGCTTCCTGAGCAGCAGCTTGAGTCGGAAACTGGCAAAGATTGCGCTTTAAAGAACGGTCTGCGGTACGTTTAAAATAGGTCTTCGAGAGATCTGCTAGCGCCTCCTGGCGAATTTCTCGCCGATCTGGATCAATTTGCTGCCCCTCTCGTAAATTGAAGGGCGCACGGATATAGAGATAAGCGTCAAACTCCTCCATCGCCTGGCGATACAGGGGCGAAACATACTGGAGTTGTTCGTCATTGGCCGTTTCCAAAAAGATTCGGTTCTGCTCTCTGAACTCCAGTTCGTATTCTACGTGCGCTCCCACTCGAACCGCCTCGCGATAAACTTCTCGGAGCAAATCCTCGGCGAGTGTAGTTGTTCTGATGTATAGGCGCTCTCCTGCTTTCAGCTCCAGGCAATAATTCACAAGGAGTCGGGCGTAGCTTTGTAGTATGTTTTTCATTTTATCCGGGTGGTACTAGAACTATAAAAACAACAGCAGTACGGCTACCATTGTTTTGCAATGTAAGGATAACGGATATGATATTGTGCCTTTACCATTTCCATCATTTTACTACGCAAAGTTTCAATATTTTCTTTAGTAATGGCTGATACCAATACACTTTCCTGTTCAAATTGTGCTTCCAGGCGTTGTTTCAACCCCGCTTCAATTTCCTCCTTTACCTCATCATCAACGTAGAGATCGTAGTTCTTTTCGCGGTACAGATCCACTTTGTTGAAAACCATTAGCGTAGGCTTTTCGATGGCCTCCAATTCTTTCAGGGTCTCGTTGACGGTTCTGATATGGTCTTCGTGCTGGGGGTGCGCCAAATCGACCACGTGCAGAAGGATGTCGCTTTCGCGAACTTCATCCAGCGTAGACTTGAAACTCTCTACCAGGTGGTGAGGCAATTTACGGATAAACCCTACGGTATCAGACAAGAGGAAGGGCGTACGATCAAAAGCCACTTTGCGTACCGTGGTATCCAGTGTTGCAAAGAGCTTGTTTTCTGCAAACACTTCTGATTTGGTCAGCAAATTCATGATGGTACTCTTGCCCACATTGGTATAACCCACCAGGGCTACGCGAATCAACTCCCCACGGGTTTTGCGTTGGGTCTCGTTCTGCTGATCAATTTTTTCCAGTTGTTTCTTAAGCTTCGAAATTTTGTCGCGAACAATACGACGGTCGGTCTCGATTTCTTTTTCACCGGGTCCACGCATCCCGATACCTCCACGCTGGCGTTCCAAGTGGGTCCATAGTCCTCGCAGTCGGGGCAGGAGGTACTGCATCTGCGCGAGCTCTACCTGGGTTTTGGCTTGAGCCGTTTGTGCCCGGCGGGCGAAAATATCCAGAATAAGCGAAGAGCGGTCGATGATTTTTACCTTCAGTTCTTCTTCCAGAATATTGGTTTGTTTCCCCGAGAGGTCATCATCAAAAATGACGGCCGTGACATCTTCGTGGGTTTCGATATAAGCGGCGATCTCTTCCATCTTTCCTTTCCCCACAAAAGTTCTGCGGTTGGGATGATCCATTTTCTGAATAAATCGCTTAATGGTTCTGGCCCCTGCCGTGAGCGCCAAAAACTCCAATTCATCCAAATACTCCGTAATCATATCCTCCGTCTGGTCACGCGTAACCAAACCGACAAGAATAACCTGCTCTTCTTTTTCAGCCAGCCCCTTCTGTTGCGAAGAAGCGCCTACATTCCATCCCTGCTGTTCCATAATAATCTTCTTTTTAATCAAAGTGCTCTCCCGACGAAGGGTCGGGTGAACACTAATACGCCCTTTTGTCTTTGCCTTCCATAAAGTACATAAACGATTTGTTGACGACACGGTTCCCGCCAGGGGTTGGATAATCACCGGAAAAGTACCAGTCGCCGCTATTGCCTGGGCAAGAAGCTCGCAAGTCTTCGATCGTTTGGTAAATAACCTCTACTTTAGGCTTAATGTCAGGAGGCGTGATAATTTCTGCAATTTTAGCAGATACTTCCTCGTAGGTGAACTCTTCGTAGAGGGCCTTGACCTGATTGGTCATTTCTTCCTTGGGCAATTGCTCCTGTGCTTTGCAGCGTTCGTAACATTCCTGCAAAAGGTGTTCTTTTTTGTTTTCTTTTAACAAAGCCACCAAGGCCCGAAAAGCCACAAATTCGTTCATCTTCGACATATCAATACCGTAACAATCAGGGTATCGAATTTGTGGTGCCGAAGAGACCACAATTATTTTCTTGGGTCGCAAACGAGAGACAATCTGGATAATACTGTCGCGCATGGTCGTTCCCCGCACAATCGAATCATCCATCAACACCAGGGTATCTTTTTCGTTTTCCACGATGCCATAAGTCACATCATAGACGTGCGACACCATGGCTCCCCGCGAAGTCGTATCTGCAATAAAGGTACGCACCTTAGCGTCTTTGACCACGATTTTTTCTACCCTCGCTCTCGTATTCAGTATTTTCTCCAGCTTTTCCGGGTTGATATTTTTTCCCATATCCGCGATCTTCTCTGCCTTGAGCACATTCAACTCATTTTCCAGGCCATCGACCAGGCCGTAGAAAGCGATCTCTGCGGTATTGGGAATAAAAGAAAATACCGTCCGCTTGAAGTTGTTTTTAACGCTGTTCAACACTGCTTTGGCCAAACGACGGCCCAATTCCTTGCGCTCCAGGTAAATGTCACGGTCATTGCCACGGCTAAAATAAATTCGCTCGAAAGAGCAACCCAGCTTTTCTCCCGGATCGGTAAAAGGAACCACCGAAGTAGTACCATTGCGCTTGACGATCAAGGCATGCCCGCGCGGGATTTCCTTCACTTTACTGATGTGTACATTGAGGGCTGTCTGGATAGCTGGCCGCTCACTGGCAGCCACCACAATTTCTTCATCCTGATAATAATACGCCGGACGAATGCCATTGGGGTCGCGCATCATGAAAGCGTCGCCGTGACCAATGAGACCACTCATCACATAGCCGCCGTCAAACTTCTTACTGGCTCGGCGTAGCAGTCGCTGCAAGTCGAGTTTATCAAAGATGAGGTCATTGATTTCCCGATTGGTATAACCATCCGATTTGAACCAGTTGAACAGGCGTTGTACTTCATCGTCCAGAAAATGGCCGATCTTTTCCAATACCGTTACGGTATCACTGATCTCCTTGGGGTATTGCCCCAGCTCCACCAGTTCCTGGAACAGCTCATCCACGTTGGTGAGGTTGAAATTGCCCGCCAGGATCAGGTTACGGGGAATCCAGTTGTTTTGCCGCAAAAACGGGTGGCAGGTTTCGATACTGTTATCGCCGTGCGTTCCGTAGCGCAAGTGCCCCATGAGTAATTCGCCCGTATAGGGTAGGTTCGCTTTCAGCCACTCCCCGTCGGCCAGTTGCTCGGGCGTTAGTTTCGTGAAGCGTTCGAATACTTTTTCAAACAAGTCATCAAGGTAGTTGGAAGCATTGCTCCGTTTACGGCTAATGTACTTGTGCCCCGGCTCGATGTCCAGTTTTAGCGTCGCCAGACCAGCGCCATCCTGGCCGCGATTGCGCATCTTCTGCATCAACAATTTCAGCTTATTGAGGCCGTAGAGGGAAGTACCATACTTGTCCTGGTAAAAAGAAAGGGGCTTGCGGAGCCGAATCATGGCTATACCGCACTCGTGTTTGATTTGCTCGCTCATGTGGAGGGATATACAGAAATTTCCTGCAAAAATAGGAGAATAAAATCAGCTTAGACTAGGATAAACGCTATGAATGTGAAAAACGTTGTGGTTAGACCAATTCATAGTTGGTGCTTCAACCTCCTGAACGCAAAACCTACAGCTTCCATACTCCCAAGCAAGCGCCCATGCAAATGCCTAAACTAGCCAAACAAAGACAACAATTACTCATCCTCCCACGTGAAATTTGGCTAGTCTTTTTTTGATGGATATAGCTACTCATGAAATAAGTTCAAACGAAATGAAGTAAAACAAGCCTGACCACCGCAATTTAAGTTTTACGTTGAAAAAGCGATTATTCTACGCATTTTTTGCGTCGATTAAGGGTTGTTTTCTACGCATGGCTCACCATTCTTCTCAGCATCCTTCTAGCAATACTCTAAACAGAGAGACTGCGTATTGCATCAATCGCTTGTTCTGTAAGTTAGCTTATCTCTATGCGGATAACTTAAACTTCAATTCGTTCTTAACCTTTTTATATTCTTCTGTTCTCTTTTCATCATTTCGCTTTATTTCTTCTTCCAGTTTTCTTGAATGCAGCTTATACCAATAAGTAGCTGGAATCATTTTCCCGCTATGCTGCTCTAACCTATACATCAAGTCGACATTAGGATGCTCTCTATCGTTAAGTATTCTACTTAGAGTTGTTTTATGAATACCTACATCCGAAGCAAAGTCTGCCATATTTCTCTTTAATAAGCTTATATATTTTCTCAACTGATTTGAAAAAGAATACTCTTCAAGAAAGAGGTGCTGATTAAAGTAATCTTTCATCAAGTATTTGGTTCTTAAGAGCTCTCCTTGAAGAACCTGTTC is a window from the Lewinella sp. LCG006 genome containing:
- a CDS encoding amidophosphoribosyltransferase, translating into MSEQIKHECGIAMIRLRKPLSFYQDKYGTSLYGLNKLKLLMQKMRNRGQDGAGLATLKLDIEPGHKYISRKRSNASNYLDDLFEKVFERFTKLTPEQLADGEWLKANLPYTGELLMGHLRYGTHGDNSIETCHPFLRQNNWIPRNLILAGNFNLTNVDELFQELVELGQYPKEISDTVTVLEKIGHFLDDEVQRLFNWFKSDGYTNREINDLIFDKLDLQRLLRRASKKFDGGYVMSGLIGHGDAFMMRDPNGIRPAYYYQDEEIVVAASERPAIQTALNVHISKVKEIPRGHALIVKRNGTTSVVPFTDPGEKLGCSFERIYFSRGNDRDIYLERKELGRRLAKAVLNSVKNNFKRTVFSFIPNTAEIAFYGLVDGLENELNVLKAEKIADMGKNINPEKLEKILNTRARVEKIVVKDAKVRTFIADTTSRGAMVSHVYDVTYGIVENEKDTLVLMDDSIVRGTTMRDSIIQIVSRLRPKKIIVVSSAPQIRYPDCYGIDMSKMNEFVAFRALVALLKENKKEHLLQECYERCKAQEQLPKEEMTNQVKALYEEFTYEEVSAKIAEIITPPDIKPKVEVIYQTIEDLRASCPGNSGDWYFSGDYPTPGGNRVVNKSFMYFMEGKDKRAY
- the hflX gene encoding GTPase HflX, with translation MEQQGWNVGASSQQKGLAEKEEQVILVGLVTRDQTEDMITEYLDELEFLALTAGARTIKRFIQKMDHPNRRTFVGKGKMEEIAAYIETHEDVTAVIFDDDLSGKQTNILEEELKVKIIDRSSLILDIFARRAQTAQAKTQVELAQMQYLLPRLRGLWTHLERQRGGIGMRGPGEKEIETDRRIVRDKISKLKKQLEKIDQQNETQRKTRGELIRVALVGYTNVGKSTIMNLLTKSEVFAENKLFATLDTTVRKVAFDRTPFLLSDTVGFIRKLPHHLVESFKSTLDEVRESDILLHVVDLAHPQHEDHIRTVNETLKELEAIEKPTLMVFNKVDLYREKNYDLYVDDEVKEEIEAGLKQRLEAQFEQESVLVSAITKENIETLRSKMMEMVKAQYHIRYPYIAKQW
- a CDS encoding aminopeptidase, which translates into the protein MKNILQSYARLLVNYCLELKAGERLYIRTTTLAEDLLREVYREAVRVGAHVEYELEFREQNRIFLETANDEQLQYVSPLYRQAMEEFDAYLYIRAPFNLREGQQIDPDRREIRQEALADLSKTYFKRTADRSLKRNLCQFPTQAAAQEAGMSLEEYEDFIYGACRLYDEDPIESWLQVRKNQQRIVDHLNVCQEIRYRSPLFDITYRTDGRIFMNSDGQTNMPSGEVYTSPVEDSVNGVVHFDYPAIYQGEEVQGVTLWVKDGYIDKWEAKQGQKVLDRVFQIPGTRRFGEAAIGTNYGIDRFTKNILFDEKIGGTIHMAIGQSYLQTGGKNESTVHWDMIADMTKGGEIYANGEKIYENGQFVL
- the rsgA gene encoding ribosome small subunit-dependent GTPase A, which encodes MQEGIITKSTGSWYNVRLEDGQIIACRIGGKFRQDDKRLTNPIAVGDKVKIEIEIGEEVTGVIKKILPRDNYVVRQSPRKKHSLHLIASNIDQAIIVMTIAQPKLKQGFIDRFLLMTEPFNIPTIIAFNKVDVYSEEDIEMLAYLQGVYEDIGYQTLILSATKGHGLEDFKALLKDKTTLISGQSGVGKSTLINAIAADLDLRTGDISDYSGKGQHTTTFAEMFELPFGGLLIDTPGIKTLSFNYLELADVAHNFREFFAASSDCRFGGSCLHRSEPGCAVKAAIEEGEISELRYINYLALLDEVDEQNYWERRNV
- the galE gene encoding UDP-glucose 4-epimerase GalE, translating into MSKGKILVTGGCGYIGSHTIVDLIEHGYDVVSVDNLSNADESALAGVAQITGVKVKNHVIDLADREATLQLFREEAFTGVIHFAALKHVGESVHQPVRYYKNNLNSLLHVIEGMEETGCQHLIFSSSCSVYGNTEELPVTETTPRQQAESPYGRTKQMCEDILFDVCRVSPELQAVLLRYFNPAGAHPSSLIGEAPSNPASNLAPVITETAIGKRKEMMVFGDDYDTRDGSCIRDYIHVVDLAHAHTLALDYLRENRQASNCELFNLGIGAGVSVLEAIKAFEAVTGVKLNYRIGERRAGDVVAIYANAEKANRELGWQPRYDIQDIMKTAWAWEQKR
- a CDS encoding helix-turn-helix domain-containing protein — translated: MSKEKEPTYEDLRKKYSDEEIAESFVFRSTMNDAEQAEADEEFRRIRFELLKNMSDEQVLQGELLRTKYLMKDYFNQHLFLEEYSFSNQLRKYISLLKRNMADFASDVGIHKTTLSRILNDREHPNVDLMYRLEQHSGKMIPATYWYKLHSRKLEEEIKRNDEKRTEEYKKVKNELKFKLSA